In a genomic window of Narcine bancroftii isolate sNarBan1 chromosome 7, sNarBan1.hap1, whole genome shotgun sequence:
- the LOC138740005 gene encoding LOW QUALITY PROTEIN: glutamic acid-rich protein-like (The sequence of the model RefSeq protein was modified relative to this genomic sequence to represent the inferred CDS: substituted 2 bases at 2 genomic stop codons) gives MLKKRKTKMKTMKRKKKKKKKKKKKKKKKKKKKKKRRRRKRKRKKRNKKKYKKKNKKKKKKKKKKKKKKKKKKKKKKKKKKKKKKKKNNKENKKKSKKKKKKKRRRRRRRKRKRKMKMKKKKKKKKKKKKKKKKKKKKKKKKKKKKKKKKKKKKKRRRRRRKKKEEAEKKKKKKKIKKKKKKKRRNKKKKKNKKKKKKKKKKKKKKKKKXKKKKKXKKKKKKKKKKRRRRRRKKEEDKDEDNKEEDEDEVELDEEQEDEEDDDKDEKILKEYVDEEERRDEDEDEDEDKDKDDDEEHEDEEDDVKDEEMLKKRKTKMKTTKR, from the exons AtgttgaagaagaggaagacgaagatgaaaacaatgaagaggaagaagaagaagaagaagaagaagaagaagaagaagaagaagaagaagaagaagaagaagaagaggaggaggaggaagaggaagcggAA gaagaggaataagaagaagtacaagaagaagaacaagaagaagaagaagaagaagaagaagaagaagaagaagaagaaaaagaagaagaagaagaagaagaagaagaagaagaagaagaagaagaagaaaaacaacaaggagaacaagaagaagagtaagaagaagaagaagaagaagaggaggaggaggaggaggaggaagaggaagag gaagatgaagatgaagaagaagaagaagaagaagaagaagaagaagaagaagaagaagaagaagaagaagaagaagaagaagaagaagaagaagaagaagaagaagaagaagaagaagaagaagaggaggaggaggaggaggaaga aaaaagaagaagcagaa aagaagaagaagaagaagaagatcaagaagaaaaagaagaagaagaggaggaataagaagaagaagaagaacaagaagaagaagaagaagaagaagaagaagaagaagaagaagaagaagaagtagaagaagaagaagaagtaaaagaagaagaagaagaagaagaagaagaagaggaggaggaggaggaggaaga aagaggaagacaaagatgaagacaataaagaggaagatgaagatgaagtagAACTAGATGAAGaacaggaagatgaagaagatgatgataAGGATGAAAAGAT ACTAAAAGAATATGTGGATGAAGAAGAAAGACGAGatgaagacgaagatgaagatgaagacaaagacaaagatgatgatgaagaacatgaagatgaagaagatgatgttaaggatgaagagatgttgaagaagaggaagacgaagatgaagacaACGAAGAg